One genomic segment of Hydrocarboniclastica marina includes these proteins:
- a CDS encoding cupredoxin domain-containing protein — translation MKKSLLVSLIASLTVSLSSLTLAAPGHGGGHHGANNIGQPGKAAEASRTVEVTMYDNYYEPEEISVDEGETVRFVVKNEGMLVHEFNIGTAEMHAAHQDEMTMMVEHGVIQSDAINHEMMKMDMGNGQTMEHDDPNSVLLEPGKTAEVVWTFGENADLEFACNVPGHYDAGMMGQIEVQ, via the coding sequence ATGAAAAAGTCTCTGTTGGTGTCACTGATCGCGTCTCTGACAGTTTCGCTGTCCAGCTTAACACTGGCCGCTCCCGGTCATGGTGGCGGGCATCATGGCGCTAATAACATAGGCCAGCCGGGCAAAGCCGCCGAGGCGTCTCGCACGGTCGAGGTAACGATGTATGACAACTACTACGAGCCGGAAGAGATTAGCGTAGACGAAGGGGAAACGGTTCGGTTCGTGGTCAAGAACGAAGGCATGCTGGTCCACGAATTCAATATCGGCACCGCCGAGATGCATGCGGCCCACCAGGACGAGATGACGATGATGGTCGAGCACGGCGTCATCCAGAGCGACGCGATCAATCACGAGATGATGAAGATGGATATGGGCAACGGCCAAACCATGGAGCACGACGATCCCAATAGCGTCCTGCTCGAGCCCGGTAAGACCGCGGAGGTCGTCTGGACCTTTGGCGAGAACGCCGATCTGGAATTTGCCTGCAATGTACCGGGACACTATGACGCCGGAATGATGGGCCAGATCGAAGTTCAGTAA
- a CDS encoding copper resistance system multicopper oxidase has product MRKYTTGKPHGLLAVLVFAMLAPAFALGDVYDISVDRVTINTGEFEKEGIGYNGSSPGPVLRFKEGEDVTINVTNNLDEPTSIHWHGLILPFQMDGVPDISFVGIAPGETFTYEFPIVQTGTFWFHSHTGFQEPNGAYGAIVIEPEGREPFRYDRDYVVQLTDQHPHSGDRIMRNLKMMPDYYNRQQQTVGDFFEDVADEGFQAALADRMAWGDMRMMSSDVEDVQGFTALINGEGPEQNWTGLFKPGERIRLRFINSSAMTYFDIRIPGLEMTVVQADGNNVQPVKVGEFRIAVAETFDVIVQPKEDRAYTIFAESMGRSGYARGTLAPRQNMVAEVPELREPPELTMADMSGMPGMDHSNMEGMDHSNMKGMDHSNTEGMDHSNMKGMDHSNMEGMDHSNMGQGMSADSAGPSDPFYAEGSGLTPEAFNGGKFLSYADLRAQNPLYEDREPTREIELRLTGNMERYIWSINGVKYEDADPIRLQYGERVRFKLVNETMMSHPMHLHGMWSILDVGAGKWNPIKHTVSVAPGTTVYMETEVDAEGQWAFHCHLSYHADAGMFRKVVVEGGPGDEGWSEPTSAAQASTVKGSDS; this is encoded by the coding sequence ATGAGAAAATACACGACCGGAAAGCCGCATGGCCTGTTGGCAGTGCTGGTTTTCGCAATGCTGGCGCCGGCGTTCGCGCTGGGCGACGTATACGACATTTCCGTGGATCGGGTCACTATTAACACGGGGGAGTTCGAAAAAGAAGGGATTGGCTATAACGGCAGCTCTCCCGGCCCTGTCCTCCGGTTCAAGGAAGGCGAAGACGTCACCATCAATGTTACCAATAACCTGGACGAGCCTACGTCTATCCATTGGCATGGACTGATCCTGCCCTTCCAGATGGATGGCGTTCCCGATATCAGCTTTGTTGGCATCGCGCCCGGCGAAACGTTCACCTATGAGTTCCCCATCGTTCAGACGGGCACTTTCTGGTTCCACAGCCATACCGGCTTCCAGGAACCGAACGGCGCCTATGGTGCAATTGTTATCGAACCCGAAGGCCGGGAGCCGTTCCGGTACGACCGAGATTACGTGGTACAACTGACCGACCAGCATCCCCACTCGGGGGACCGCATCATGCGCAACCTGAAGATGATGCCGGATTACTACAACCGTCAGCAGCAGACCGTGGGCGACTTTTTTGAGGATGTCGCCGATGAGGGTTTTCAGGCTGCACTTGCCGACCGGATGGCGTGGGGTGATATGCGCATGATGTCTTCAGACGTTGAAGATGTGCAGGGCTTTACGGCGCTGATCAACGGCGAAGGTCCCGAGCAGAACTGGACGGGGTTGTTCAAGCCCGGCGAGCGGATCCGGCTGCGGTTTATCAACTCGTCGGCGATGACCTACTTCGATATCCGTATTCCCGGTCTGGAAATGACGGTGGTCCAGGCGGATGGCAACAACGTCCAGCCAGTGAAGGTCGGTGAGTTTCGCATAGCCGTTGCTGAAACCTTCGACGTTATCGTCCAGCCAAAGGAAGATCGGGCCTATACGATCTTTGCCGAGTCCATGGGCCGCTCCGGCTATGCCCGCGGAACCCTGGCCCCCCGCCAGAACATGGTGGCCGAAGTTCCCGAGCTACGCGAACCGCCGGAATTGACTATGGCCGATATGTCGGGGATGCCGGGTATGGATCATTCCAACATGGAGGGTATGGACCATTCCAACATGAAAGGCATGGATCATTCCAACACGGAGGGTATGGACCATTCCAACATGAAAGGTATGGATCACTCCAACATGGAGGGTATGGACCACTCCAATATGGGCCAAGGGATGAGTGCAGATTCCGCGGGGCCGAGTGATCCCTTCTACGCCGAGGGTAGCGGTTTGACGCCTGAAGCCTTCAACGGTGGTAAATTTCTCTCCTATGCAGACCTGAGAGCTCAGAATCCACTGTACGAAGATCGTGAACCGACCCGTGAGATTGAACTCCGGCTAACCGGCAACATGGAGCGCTACATCTGGTCGATCAATGGCGTGAAGTATGAGGATGCCGACCCTATCCGGTTGCAATATGGCGAACGTGTCCGTTTCAAGTTGGTCAATGAGACCATGATGTCCCACCCCATGCATTTGCACGGCATGTGGTCGATTCTCGATGTGGGCGCAGGCAAGTGGAATCCGATCAAGCACACCGTCAGCGTAGCCCCCGGCACAACGGTCTACATGGAGACGGAAGTCGACGCAGAAGGTCAGTGGGCTTTCCACTGCCATCTGTCTTATCACGCAGACGCCGGTATGTTCCGCAAGGTCGTGGTCGAAGGCGGGCCTGGTGACGAGGGATGGTCAGAGCCGACTTCAGCTGCTCAGGCTAGTACTGTGAAGGGGTCAGATTCATGA
- the egtB gene encoding ergothioneine biosynthesis protein EgtB, which produces MLKQAPLNNSFRFRQVRDQTELLCASLSAEDCNLQAMPDTSPLKWHLAHTTWFFETFTLTPFSPGYRRYDESFQVLFNSYYNGIGKQHPRSQRHLLSRPGLNEVLEYRQHVNKAVSALLDLPVHADQGEISSRLYLGLNHEQQHQELMLTDLKYNLGCNPLAPVYVQSELPEREPAEAGFEFYKGGLVEVGQPADDGFGFDNERPQHKAWLEPFALGRKLVTNGEYREFIADGGYRRPELWLSDGWSTVQEQNWTQPLYWDLDADSPSVFTLHGQQPLRNEYPVCHLSYFEADAYARWAGARLPTEEEWEHACRQSHKPQQGREIDFNLKSLQPTGTTPNKGLRDLFGQVWQWTSSAYRAYPGYRVTPGALGEYNGKFMCNQFVLRGSSCATPRSHSRASYRNFFYAPDRWQFTGLRLARDAMPGAS; this is translated from the coding sequence ATGCTAAAGCAAGCGCCTTTGAACAACAGCTTCAGGTTCAGGCAAGTTCGTGATCAGACAGAACTGTTATGCGCTTCTCTCAGCGCCGAGGACTGCAACCTTCAGGCAATGCCCGACACCAGTCCCCTAAAGTGGCATCTCGCCCATACTACTTGGTTTTTTGAGACGTTCACTCTCACCCCTTTCAGTCCGGGTTACCGGCGCTACGACGAAAGCTTTCAGGTCCTTTTCAATTCCTACTACAACGGTATCGGCAAACAGCATCCTCGCTCGCAACGGCACCTGCTGTCCCGGCCGGGACTCAACGAAGTGTTGGAATACCGGCAGCACGTCAATAAGGCCGTGTCAGCCCTCCTGGACCTACCGGTCCATGCCGACCAGGGTGAGATATCGAGCCGGCTCTACCTCGGTCTCAACCATGAGCAACAACATCAGGAATTGATGCTCACCGACCTCAAGTACAATCTCGGCTGCAATCCGCTCGCGCCAGTCTACGTGCAGTCCGAACTACCGGAACGGGAGCCTGCCGAAGCCGGCTTCGAATTCTATAAAGGCGGATTAGTGGAGGTAGGTCAGCCTGCGGACGACGGCTTTGGCTTCGACAATGAGCGTCCACAGCATAAAGCGTGGCTAGAGCCTTTCGCGCTGGGCAGAAAGCTGGTCACTAACGGCGAATACCGTGAATTCATCGCGGATGGAGGCTACCGCCGCCCCGAGCTCTGGCTCTCCGATGGCTGGAGCACGGTGCAGGAGCAGAACTGGACCCAGCCCCTTTACTGGGACCTGGATGCCGACTCACCTTCAGTCTTCACCCTTCATGGCCAGCAACCGTTGCGCAACGAGTATCCAGTCTGCCATCTGAGCTATTTCGAAGCCGATGCCTACGCCCGCTGGGCTGGCGCACGCCTCCCCACAGAAGAAGAGTGGGAGCATGCCTGCCGGCAGTCCCACAAACCACAGCAGGGGCGGGAAATCGACTTCAATCTCAAAAGCCTGCAGCCCACAGGCACCACACCAAACAAGGGGCTACGGGATCTATTCGGACAGGTCTGGCAATGGACCTCCTCGGCCTACCGGGCTTATCCGGGCTATCGAGTTACGCCAGGCGCCCTGGGTGAGTACAACGGCAAATTCATGTGTAACCAGTTTGTCCTGCGCGGCAGCTCTTGTGCGACGCCGCGCAGCCACAGTCGCGCTAGCTACCGAAACTTTTTCTACGCCCCCGACCGGTGGCAGTTCACCGGGCTGCGTCTAGCGCGGGATGCTATGCCTGGTGCGTCCTGA
- a CDS encoding response regulator transcription factor — protein MRLLLVEDDEMLALSLIRFLRSAGFAVDHVGSAQNARAMGLQEDYRAAVLDIGLPDGSGLEVLETWRQARSEVPVLLLTARGGWQDKVNGLKAGADDYLAKPFHAEELVARIQALIRRSEGRVHKVLQASGFELDEERKRVKTPEGAWHGLTGTEFRLLRCLMARPGRIFSKEELLEQLYNLDADPSHNVIEAYIRRLRRLIGRDSIKTLRGQGYVFDTTR, from the coding sequence ATGCGGCTGTTGCTCGTCGAAGACGATGAAATGCTGGCGCTCAGCCTGATCCGGTTTCTTCGGTCGGCCGGGTTTGCCGTGGATCACGTCGGCTCTGCCCAGAACGCCAGGGCCATGGGCCTACAGGAGGATTACCGCGCGGCCGTCCTCGATATAGGGCTACCGGACGGTAGCGGGCTTGAAGTGCTCGAAACCTGGCGCCAGGCCCGGTCGGAGGTGCCCGTGCTGCTACTCACGGCGCGGGGCGGCTGGCAGGACAAAGTCAATGGCCTCAAGGCCGGAGCTGACGATTATCTGGCGAAACCCTTTCATGCCGAGGAGCTGGTTGCTCGCATTCAAGCCCTGATTCGACGCAGCGAGGGCCGTGTCCACAAAGTGCTGCAAGCTTCGGGGTTCGAGTTGGATGAGGAGCGCAAACGCGTCAAGACGCCCGAAGGGGCTTGGCACGGCCTTACGGGGACCGAATTTCGGCTGCTGCGTTGCCTGATGGCTAGGCCGGGCCGAATCTTTTCTAAAGAAGAGCTATTGGAACAACTCTACAACCTAGATGCCGACCCCTCGCACAACGTCATCGAAGCATACATCCGCCGACTACGCCGTCTGATCGGACGGGATTCCATTAAAACATTACGCGGTCAGGGCTATGTTTTCGATACGACCCGGTAA
- a CDS encoding copper resistance system multicopper oxidase, protein MSGRNSLSRRQFLGGMAGGLFVTGLSATLPLPAWALTSPRNIHQGVTRYPAKSYFDLKFSYSPLVINGKKGRATAINGTVPAPLIRWREGDEVTMDVTNNMEGTEHASIHWHGILVPFRMDGVPGVNFDGIQPGETYRYNFRVQQAGTYWYHSHSRFQEQTGAYGPLIIDPKDGEPFHYDREHVIVLSDWAFEDPETIFRNIMLDPEYYIYYQRTVFDYLNRIQEEGFAEANAELLPFRKMNMSPRDLSNVTGSIYTYLMNGHSPDMNWTGQFDPGETVRLRIINASSMSHFDVRIPGLDMTVVMKDGKVVKPVGCHEFRIGVAETYDVLIRPAGDKAYTIFAESLDRSGFTRGTLTPAEGMTAAVPKQRPVPDRTLKDIGMGMMKGNYFGGMSDEMMHKMHQKRLDMQNPDIDGPKGPMPFMPDENNPDVAMTVMDPKQRMDDPGVGLGNDGWKVLTYKDLRSAEPQPYSPVVDRELTINVTANMGRGIFALDGKKYTEHPGPYLFRHNERLRLYLVNHTMMEHPMHLHGMWMQLENGGENDDIPFVHTYLLKPGEVASFRITPIEKGDWAFHCHLLYHMEAGMFQVIRVA, encoded by the coding sequence ATGAGTGGCAGGAATTCACTTTCCCGAAGACAGTTTCTAGGGGGCATGGCAGGCGGGTTATTCGTCACGGGTCTGAGCGCTACTTTGCCCTTGCCCGCTTGGGCGCTGACCTCTCCGCGTAATATCCATCAAGGGGTCACCCGCTATCCGGCCAAATCCTATTTTGATCTGAAATTCAGCTATTCGCCGCTGGTGATTAACGGCAAGAAAGGCCGCGCCACTGCGATTAACGGCACTGTGCCCGCGCCGCTGATCCGCTGGCGCGAAGGCGATGAAGTCACAATGGACGTCACTAATAATATGGAGGGTACGGAACACGCCTCTATCCATTGGCATGGCATTCTGGTGCCTTTTCGCATGGATGGCGTTCCCGGCGTCAACTTCGACGGTATTCAGCCCGGCGAGACGTATCGCTATAACTTCAGAGTCCAGCAGGCTGGAACCTATTGGTATCACAGCCATTCAAGGTTTCAGGAGCAGACCGGCGCTTACGGCCCTCTCATCATCGATCCGAAAGACGGGGAGCCCTTTCATTATGACCGCGAGCACGTGATCGTCCTGTCGGATTGGGCGTTCGAAGACCCGGAAACAATTTTCCGCAACATCATGCTGGATCCGGAGTATTACATATATTACCAGCGCACGGTCTTTGACTATCTGAACCGCATACAGGAAGAGGGATTTGCCGAGGCCAACGCCGAACTGCTTCCGTTCCGCAAGATGAATATGAGCCCGCGTGATCTCTCCAACGTAACGGGCTCCATTTATACCTACCTCATGAACGGCCATTCACCGGACATGAACTGGACCGGGCAATTCGATCCGGGAGAGACGGTGCGGCTTCGTATCATTAATGCCTCGTCCATGAGCCATTTTGATGTGCGTATACCCGGACTTGATATGACCGTTGTCATGAAAGACGGTAAAGTCGTCAAACCTGTCGGCTGTCATGAATTCCGTATTGGTGTGGCCGAAACCTACGACGTGCTGATCCGACCTGCGGGAGATAAAGCTTATACGATTTTTGCGGAGAGTCTTGACCGCAGCGGCTTTACACGCGGCACACTGACCCCGGCAGAGGGGATGACTGCCGCCGTTCCGAAACAGCGCCCTGTCCCGGACCGTACATTGAAAGACATCGGCATGGGGATGATGAAGGGCAATTATTTCGGTGGCATGAGTGACGAGATGATGCACAAGATGCACCAGAAACGCCTGGACATGCAGAATCCAGATATCGACGGCCCGAAAGGTCCGATGCCATTCATGCCGGATGAAAATAATCCCGACGTTGCCATGACCGTGATGGACCCGAAACAGCGCATGGACGATCCGGGTGTCGGCCTTGGCAACGACGGTTGGAAGGTCCTGACCTACAAGGATTTGCGGTCCGCCGAGCCGCAGCCATACAGCCCCGTCGTCGACCGTGAACTAACGATCAATGTTACCGCCAACATGGGACGCGGTATTTTTGCGCTGGACGGGAAGAAATATACCGAGCATCCAGGACCGTATCTGTTCCGTCATAACGAACGGCTGCGCTTGTACCTGGTCAACCATACGATGATGGAGCACCCGATGCATTTGCACGGTATGTGGATGCAGTTGGAAAACGGCGGTGAGAACGATGATATCCCGTTCGTTCACACTTACCTGCTCAAGCCCGGCGAAGTCGCCTCTTTCCGCATTACCCCAATTGAAAAAGGCGACTGGGCCTTCCACTGCCATCTTCTGTACCACATGGAAGCAGGGATGTTTCAAGTCATACGCGTTGCATAG
- a CDS encoding sensor histidine kinase, with product MFSIRPGKVTHSLRTTLLWWLLPSAALFMGVAWLIHGMLLEQMSRDFVHERLHQEAEFLERQIRQTYPDFDAALLADSYFDEVSHHTFALRIGDRVAFSHPSRQDEFQPWLQNTRTSFLTIEEGQVGASFLAFRKAFEMAGEPIVIIVAEDYSLLANSQQELHLWTAVVSAALLLFLVLLILLAVHTALSPVKQLQRELGDLRAGARDRLSLDVPGEFEGLISELNRLLDTLDTRLERSRQGMANLSHSIKTPIAALVKILADRNTPVEGSLRDQMVSRLAGLDSQLEAEMHRSSFAGPQAGKTAAPEAQVREIVWMLGRLYENKQFHLETDLDQPRWPVEEHDFGELIGNVVDNAGKWAKSDVLVRLTQNQNDLVIEVEDDGPGVEPSARAALGSRGLRLDEQTEGHGLGLAIVRDIVESYNGHLLFSESRLGGLLVRISLPKA from the coding sequence ATGTTTTCGATACGACCCGGTAAGGTCACCCACTCCCTTCGGACAACACTGCTCTGGTGGCTTTTACCGTCCGCCGCCCTCTTTATGGGAGTGGCCTGGCTGATCCATGGCATGTTGCTAGAGCAGATGTCGCGGGACTTTGTCCATGAGCGCCTGCACCAGGAAGCGGAGTTTCTGGAGCGGCAAATCCGTCAAACCTATCCCGATTTTGATGCAGCACTGCTCGCAGATAGCTACTTCGATGAGGTTTCGCACCACACTTTTGCACTGCGTATTGGCGATAGGGTTGCTTTCTCCCACCCAAGCAGGCAAGACGAATTCCAGCCCTGGCTCCAGAATACCCGGACGAGTTTCCTGACGATCGAAGAGGGGCAAGTCGGTGCGAGTTTTCTCGCCTTTCGTAAGGCGTTCGAAATGGCTGGAGAGCCAATAGTAATTATTGTCGCGGAAGACTATAGCTTGCTGGCAAACAGCCAGCAGGAACTGCATCTCTGGACTGCCGTCGTTTCCGCCGCGTTACTGCTGTTCCTCGTCCTGCTGATTCTACTCGCGGTGCATACTGCGCTAAGTCCCGTGAAGCAGCTCCAACGAGAGCTGGGCGATTTGCGAGCCGGCGCTCGTGATCGCCTCAGCTTAGATGTACCTGGTGAGTTCGAGGGTCTCATTTCCGAGCTGAATCGCTTGCTGGACACGCTCGATACTCGTCTGGAGCGGTCCCGCCAGGGAATGGCCAATTTATCCCACAGTATAAAAACGCCAATTGCTGCCTTGGTGAAAATTCTGGCTGATCGGAATACCCCGGTCGAAGGATCCCTGCGCGATCAGATGGTTTCTCGTCTGGCCGGCTTGGACAGCCAGCTGGAAGCCGAAATGCATCGAAGTAGTTTTGCGGGCCCTCAGGCCGGAAAGACCGCAGCACCTGAGGCCCAGGTGCGGGAGATTGTCTGGATGCTGGGCAGGCTCTACGAGAACAAACAATTTCACTTGGAAACGGACCTGGACCAGCCCCGATGGCCGGTAGAGGAGCACGATTTCGGTGAGTTAATCGGCAACGTCGTTGATAATGCCGGAAAATGGGCTAAATCCGATGTGCTCGTCAGGCTAACCCAAAATCAAAACGACCTCGTTATAGAGGTAGAGGACGATGGACCCGGTGTCGAGCCTTCTGCTCGGGCTGCCCTGGGCAGTCGAGGACTGCGCCTTGATGAGCAGACTGAAGGGCACGGGCTGGGCTTGGCGATAGTGCGGGACATCGTGGAGAGTTACAACGGCCACCTCCTGTTTTCAGAAAGTAGACTGGGCGGGTTGCTGGTGAGGATCAGTTTACCCAAAGCTTAG
- the egtD gene encoding L-histidine N(alpha)-methyltransferase, translating to METLTKHRNANLALNPASSQESPPNLRVHHLHDPVDDDLELVRSGISAAQPWLHPKFFYDARGSALFDAITATPEYYPTRTEAAIFARHIDEMLAYVDDRTVLVEPGSGNCDKALTLLRNEKLTHYAPIEISRDFLVECCRRLASSRPNLLVDAICGDFTRSHLLPDSIPDEGRLIFFPGSTIGNFDPQHAQALLHNFRGLAGPSGGHLLIGTDLPKDQATLEAAYNDAQGFTAQFNLNMLVHLNQRLDCRFLPEDFAHKAFYNADLGRIEMHLVCKRDTPVRVGEDQLTLAAGQSIHTESSYKYAPNAFLELAQGAGFEPVAHWTDPKDWFAVHLMRAV from the coding sequence TTGGAAACTCTCACCAAGCATCGGAATGCCAATCTGGCCCTTAACCCGGCCTCCAGCCAAGAGAGCCCACCCAATCTTCGGGTGCACCACTTACACGATCCGGTCGATGACGACCTGGAGCTGGTCAGAAGCGGTATTTCAGCTGCGCAACCCTGGCTGCATCCCAAATTTTTCTACGATGCCAGAGGCTCAGCCCTGTTCGATGCCATTACCGCAACGCCCGAGTATTACCCTACCCGCACCGAGGCAGCCATCTTTGCCAGGCACATAGACGAGATGCTGGCCTACGTCGACGATCGCACCGTCCTTGTAGAGCCGGGGAGCGGCAATTGCGACAAGGCGTTGACGCTTCTACGCAATGAAAAGCTGACTCATTATGCCCCGATCGAGATCTCCCGGGACTTTCTCGTTGAGTGCTGCAGACGCCTGGCTTCATCTCGCCCCAACCTATTAGTAGACGCCATCTGCGGTGACTTCACGCGCTCGCATCTCCTGCCCGACTCGATCCCAGACGAAGGCCGGCTGATCTTCTTCCCCGGGTCGACTATCGGCAATTTCGATCCGCAGCATGCCCAGGCTCTGCTTCATAATTTCCGAGGGCTGGCCGGACCATCAGGAGGGCATCTACTGATAGGCACCGACCTGCCCAAAGACCAAGCAACCCTTGAGGCCGCCTACAACGACGCACAGGGATTCACCGCGCAGTTCAATCTGAACATGCTGGTACACCTCAACCAACGGCTTGATTGCCGCTTCCTGCCAGAAGACTTCGCCCATAAGGCGTTTTACAACGCGGACCTGGGCCGCATCGAGATGCACTTGGTCTGCAAGCGCGACACCCCAGTTCGGGTCGGCGAAGATCAACTCACTCTTGCGGCGGGGCAAAGCATCCACACTGAAAGCTCTTACAAGTACGCGCCCAATGCTTTTCTGGAACTCGCTCAAGGGGCGGGGTTTGAGCCGGTAGCCCATTGGACCGATCCAAAGGATTGGTTTGCGGTCCATCTGATGCGGGCGGTCTAG
- a CDS encoding copper resistance protein B, which yields MHRDVPMRYISGVLCALFLAFPALAHEANPEIPHHHQGTEPKPEHYNSPGAPPPKGAEVRKYAIDEPGPTAANFGEFFTHDNRKRFQVIGDRVEYRGDDSRDILLWDGDAWYGGDYNKLYFESEGEYNFRKDKLETATTELFWNHAIRPFWDTQLGLRHDFIPDKDDRTFLAGGVQGMLPYIFEVDATAYVSDEGKVSAVFEIERSWYFSPRLAVWPRFETEIAFNDAEDYNIGSGITGFETGLRARYEFSRKFAPYIGISYEQKVGQTADLIEEGGGDTDNTFIVAGIKFWF from the coding sequence TTGCATAGGGACGTTCCAATGAGATATATATCAGGAGTTTTGTGCGCACTATTTCTCGCCTTTCCTGCTTTAGCGCACGAGGCCAATCCGGAAATCCCCCACCATCATCAAGGTACTGAGCCGAAACCGGAGCACTACAACAGCCCAGGGGCGCCGCCGCCGAAAGGGGCAGAAGTGCGCAAATATGCGATTGATGAACCGGGGCCGACTGCCGCCAATTTTGGCGAATTCTTTACCCATGACAACCGCAAACGGTTTCAGGTTATCGGCGACCGTGTGGAGTACCGCGGCGATGATAGCCGCGATATTCTGCTCTGGGATGGTGATGCATGGTATGGCGGCGATTACAACAAGCTCTATTTTGAAAGCGAGGGCGAATACAACTTCAGAAAAGACAAGCTGGAAACGGCCACTACGGAGCTTTTCTGGAACCATGCCATTCGCCCATTCTGGGATACGCAGCTTGGGCTTCGGCACGATTTTATTCCAGATAAGGATGACCGAACATTTCTAGCGGGTGGTGTACAGGGCATGCTGCCCTACATCTTCGAAGTCGATGCGACCGCTTATGTGAGTGATGAAGGCAAAGTCTCTGCAGTTTTCGAAATTGAGCGCAGCTGGTACTTCTCTCCCAGACTGGCGGTCTGGCCGCGCTTCGAAACCGAAATCGCGTTCAATGATGCTGAAGATTACAATATCGGCTCCGGCATAACAGGCTTTGAAACGGGTTTACGCGCGCGTTACGAGTTCAGCCGCAAGTTTGCACCCTACATTGGGATCAGTTATGAGCAGAAAGTTGGCCAAACCGCTGACCTGATCGAAGAGGGCGGCGGCGATACTGACAATACTTTCATCGTTGCTGGCATCAAATTCTGGTTTTAA
- a CDS encoding copper resistance protein B, protein MRKKMLKVTASSLLLPALFTGSVLAQENTLAEKEPNVFYGLQMEELEYRYSDTDKELGVWNGDAFIGTDELKFRWITEGEYVLEERAFETLENQFVLQKPLWDFFDIKAGVRFDTPEGPNRTYGLIGLAGLAPYWFEVDTNFYVSEKGDTSFDVDIEYELLLTNYLILTPSADIDVAFSSDKEAGVGSGLNSTELGARLSYDLIDRAFSPYIGVVYERLYGETEDFANEHGEDADGWFLTVGAKLLF, encoded by the coding sequence ATGAGAAAGAAGATGTTAAAGGTAACCGCTTCGAGCCTCCTGCTGCCCGCTCTGTTCACCGGTTCGGTTTTGGCCCAGGAAAATACCCTGGCCGAGAAAGAGCCGAATGTCTTTTACGGACTGCAGATGGAAGAGCTGGAGTATCGCTATAGCGACACTGATAAAGAGCTTGGCGTCTGGAATGGCGATGCCTTCATTGGCACGGACGAGCTAAAATTCCGCTGGATAACCGAGGGCGAATACGTTCTGGAGGAACGGGCTTTTGAAACCCTGGAGAACCAGTTTGTCCTGCAGAAGCCGCTCTGGGATTTCTTCGATATCAAAGCCGGTGTGCGATTCGATACCCCCGAAGGGCCGAACCGAACCTATGGTTTGATTGGCCTGGCGGGGCTCGCGCCTTACTGGTTCGAAGTAGATACCAACTTCTACGTGAGCGAGAAAGGAGATACCTCGTTCGATGTGGACATTGAATACGAGTTGCTGTTAACCAACTATCTTATCCTCACCCCCTCCGCCGACATTGACGTGGCCTTCTCAAGCGATAAGGAAGCGGGCGTCGGCTCCGGACTGAACAGTACCGAGTTAGGCGCCAGGCTCAGTTACGACCTCATCGACCGAGCTTTTTCGCCCTATATCGGGGTGGTGTACGAGAGGCTGTATGGAGAAACCGAGGACTTCGCCAACGAGCATGGTGAAGATGCCGACGGCTGGTTCCTAACCGTAGGTGCGAAACTACTATTCTGA